Proteins encoded together in one Miscanthus floridulus cultivar M001 chromosome 16, ASM1932011v1, whole genome shotgun sequence window:
- the LOC136512038 gene encoding scarecrow-like protein 9, with amino-acid sequence MAAKETSENSPKGQSKAPAQQKLRGTRQLKKEVVDLRTLLIHCAQAVAADDRLLAGELIKKIRQHSSRDGEWCQRLAFYFVNGLEARLAGTGSQLFHKMRAKQVSYEDMLKVYNFYLAVCPFHRASQTFANQTISEASVGQSKVHIVDFGVCSAFQWPSLIQRFGEQGMPPRLRITDIIEVPRPGFNPLESIEWAGKLLADYANMYKVPFQYQGIYSRYEDIQIEDLNIEEDEMLIIHCMYRMKNLGDETVAMDSARDRVLKIMRRMNPKVFIVGILNGSYSSPFFLTRFKELLFHYSSMFDMLDMNAPRDNEERKVLEGGMLGRDMLNIIACEGADRIERPETYQQWRARCLKAGFEQLPLDPAIMKSVLWMKKEFYHEDFVADEDSGWLLQGWKGRVLYALSKWKVNGSCADQ; translated from the coding sequence ATGGCTGCAAAGGAAACAAGTGAAAATTCACCAAAGGGTCAAAGCAAAGCACCTGCTCAACAGAAGTTGCGGGGTACTAGGCAGCTCAAGAAAGAGGTGGTCGACCTAAGGACCCTCCTCATCCACTGTGCACAAGCTGTGGCAGCTGACGACCGTCTGTTGGCTGGTGAGCTCATCAAGAAGATAAGGCAGCACTCCTCGAGAGATGGAGAGTGGTGCCAGAGACTGGCATTTTACTTCGTGAATGGCCTTGAGGCACGCCTGGCTGGGACGGGGAGTCAGTTGTTCCACAAGATGCGGGCGAAGCAAGTAAGCTACGAAGACATGTTGAAGGTCTACAACTTCTATCTTGCAGTCTGCCCTTTCCACAGGGCATCACAAACCTTCGCGAACCAAACTATCTCGGAAGCTTCAGTGGGGCAATCCAAGGTGCACATCGTCGATTTTGGTGTCTGCTCTGCTTTTCAATGGCCATCACTGATTCAGCGTTTCGGTGAGCAAGGAATGCCTCCAAGGCTTCGGATCACAGATATAATTGAAGTTCCTCGGCCAGGTTTCAACCCCTTGGAGAGCATTGAGTGGGCAGGGAAGCTGTTGGCTGACTATGCAAACATGTACAAGGTGCCCTTTCAGTATCAGGGCATTTACTCACGATATGAAGATATTCAGATCGAAGATCTCAACATTGAGGAGGATGAAATGCTTATAATCCACTGCATGTACCGGATGAAGAACCTCGGCGATGAGACAGTTGCCATGGATAGCGCAAGGGATAGGGTACTGAAGATCATGAGGAGGATGAACCCAAAGGTGTTTATTGTTGGCATTCTGAATGGATCATACAGTTCCCCCTTCTTCCTGACACGTTTCAAAGAGCTTCTGTTCCATTACTCCTCGATGTTTGACATGCTTGATATGAACGCTCCACGGGATAATGAAGAAAGAAAGGTGTTGGAGGGTGGAATGCTTGGGCGGGATATGTTAAACATCATAGCATGTGAGGGTGCTGACAGGATTGAGAggccagaaacttaccagcagtggcGAGCAAGATGCCTCAAGGCTGGGTTCGAGCAGCTTCCTCTCGATCCTGCCATCATGAAGTCAGTGTTATGGATGAAGAAAGAATTTTACCATGAGGACTTCGTTGCTGATGAAGACAGCGGCTGGCTGCTACAAGGGTGGAAAGGGAGAGTACTGTATGCACTGTCCAAATGGAAGGTTAATGGATCATGTGCTGATCAGTAA